Proteins encoded within one genomic window of Oryza glaberrima chromosome 12, OglaRS2, whole genome shotgun sequence:
- the LOC127757392 gene encoding aquaporin NIP3-3-like, whose translation MSGSKTHSASKKMDDGSSPASTSATAAAAAAANLESTSFDDGRSHSSKITPIELVIVTDPEEPPPASRSHGHGPRRRSWRRRPCPPLAKKAAAEFVGTFILIFAMLSTIITDAQRGGVEGLVGVAASIGLAVAVLVMSLAHVSGAHINPAVSVAMAAFGRLPPAHLLPYVAAQVLGAVAAAAAVDGIFHPASRGWMVSVPKVGTVEAFFLEFVTTFVLLFVITALSADPNAVKELIAVAVGGTAMMNVLVAGPSTGASMNPARTLGPAIVAGNYTQIWVYMVSTPLGAIAGTGAYFAIKL comes from the exons ATGTCGGGCTCCAAAACCCATTCTGCTTCAAAGAAAATGGACGATGGTTCATCACCGGCGTCCAcctcggccaccgccgccgccgccgccgccgcaaattTGGAGTCCACCAGTTTCGACGACGGCAGAAGCCATAGCTCCAAGATTACGCCAATCGAGCTGGTCATCGTCACTGATCCCGAAGAACCACCACCGGCCTCTCGGTCTCATGGACATGGACCTCGTCGTCGATCATGGCGGCGTCGACCATGTCCACCTCTcgcgaagaaggcggcggccgagTTCGTGGGCACGTTCATCCTGATCTTCGCCATGCTCTCCACCATCATCACCGAcgcgcagcgcggcggcgtggagggccTCGTCGGCGTGGCGGCGTCCATCGGGCTCGCCGTGGCGGTGCTCGTCATGTCGCTCGCCCACGTCTCCGGCGCCCACATCAACCCGGCGGTCAgcgtcgccatggccgcgtTCGGGCGCCTCCCGCCCGCGCACCTCCTGCCCTACGTCGCCGCGCAGGtcctcggcgccgtcgccgccgccgccgccgtcgacgggaTCTTCCATCCGGCGAGCCGCGGGTGGATGGTGAGCGTGCCCAAGGTGGGGACGGTGGAGGCGTTCTTCCTCGAGTTCGTCACCACGTTTGTTCTCCTCTTCGTCATCACCGCTCTCTCTGCCGATCCCAACgca GTTAAAGAGTTGATAGCAGTGGCAGTCGGTGGTACAGCGATGATGAACGTTCTTGTCGCAGG GCCGTCGACAGGAGCATCAATGAACCCTGCAAGAACACTTGGTCCAGCCATTGTCGCAG